The Mugil cephalus isolate CIBA_MC_2020 chromosome 11, CIBA_Mcephalus_1.1, whole genome shotgun sequence genome includes a window with the following:
- the LOC125016610 gene encoding uncharacterized protein LOC125016610, producing MKLLQESSDATNDRKFIKSQVEKRRRERMNRSLESLRTMLLQEPQQGGSQHRVEKAEILEHAVLFLQNTAKGDETRAGGGGQKQSFQEGFSSCLQKATQFLGPEGKGVWLGLALDASFSARFARSDSDSAGVRSRTPSSLPHTQSILRMLKQKSEHRLHTRAVGVSGSAHPYRRPVQQSSSRAPQQPHRQSQLEIRAERRATKRSSSQSCPVSQTLWRPWP from the exons ATGAAGCTGTTACAGGAATCTTCGGATGCAACAAACGACAGAAAG TTCATAAAATCCCAGGTGGAGAAACGTAGGAGGGAGAGAATGAACCGAAGTCTGGAGAGTCTGAGGACCATGTTGCTGCAGGAGCCACAACAG GGTGGGTCTCAGCACAGAGTGGAGAAAGCTGAGATACTGGAGCACgccgtcctcttcctccagaaCACCGCCAAAGGCGACGAGACacgagctggaggtggaggccAGAAACAATCCTTCCAGGAGGGTTTCTCCAGCTGCCTGCAGAAAGCGACTCAGTTCCTGGGACCGGAGGGGAAAGGCGTGTGGCTCGGACTGGCGCTGGACGCGTCGTTCTCTGCCCGTTTCGCGCGCTCAGACTCTGACTCTGCGGGCGTCCGAAGCAGAACCCCCAGCTCTCTGCCGCACACTCAGTCCATCCTCCGGATGCTGAAGCAGAAGTCAGAGCACAGGCTGCACACGCGGGCCGTCGGGGTGAGCGGTTCGGCTCATCCGTATCGACGTCCGGTCCAGCAGAGCTCCTCCAGGGCTCCCCAGCAGCCTCACAGACAAAGTCAGCTTGAGATCAGGGCCGAGAGGCGGGCGACCAAGCGGAGCTCGTCCCAGAGCTGCCCTGTTAGCCAGACTTTGTGGAGGCCCTGGCCCTGA
- the pbx2 gene encoding pre-B-cell leukemia transcription factor 2 → MLQQQQPLTGNGPSSGRGLGVSGHPGMHALNSGHQHRSDAGESGLEGTENGHETRRDIGDILQQIMTITDQSLDEAQAKKHALNCHRMKPALFSVLCEIKEKTGLSMRNAQEEEPQDPQLVRLDNMLLAEGVAGPEKGGGAAAAVSAATSSGGMSPDSSLEHSDYKSKLSQIRSIYHTELEKYEQACTEFTTHVMNLLREQSRTRPVTPREIERMVGIIHRKFSSIQTQLKQSTCEAVMILRSRFLDARRKRRNFSKQATEVLNEYFYSHLSNPYPSEEAKEELAKSCGITVSQVSNWFGNKRIRYKKNIGKFQEEANLYAMKTALGGRQGDDSPHTPNSTGSGSFSLSGSADLFLGVPPVNGEQSAYPMGVQANGNWQGRNSPPSGASPHSDHSDNSD, encoded by the exons atgttgcagcagcagcagcctctgacGGGCAACGGGCCCTCCAGCGGCCGGGGACTCGGCGTGAGCGGCCACCCCGGGATGCACGCCCTCAACTCGGGTCACCAGCATCGGTCCGACGCGGGGGAGTCGGGCCTCGAGGGCACCGAGAACGGACACGAAACCCGCAGAGATATCGGTGACATACTGCAGCAAATAATGACCATCACCGACCAAAGTTTGGACGAGGCCCAGGCGAA GAAACATGCGCTCAATTGTCACCGAATGAAACCGGCGCTGTTCAGCGTTTTGTGCGAGATAAAGGAAAAAACTg GCCTTTCGATGAGGAACGCCCAGGAGGAGGAGCCCCAGGACCCTCAGCTGGTGCGGCTGGACAACATGCTGCTGGCGGAGGGCGTCGCGGGACCGGAGAAAGGTGgcggcgccgccgccgccgtgtCCGCGGCCACCAGCTCGGGAGGGATGTCGCCCGACAGCTCGCTCGAGCACTCCGACTACAAAAGCAAGTTGAGCCAGATTCGCAGTATCTACCACACTGAGCTGGAGAAATATGAGCAG GCGTGCACCGAGTTCACCACTCACGTCATGAACCTGCTGAGGGAGCAGTCGCGCACACGGCCCGTGACCCCGCGGGAGATCGAGCGCATGGTGGGCATCATCCACCGCAAGTTCAGCTCCATCCAGACCCAGCTGAAGCAGAGCACCTGCGAGGCCGTCATGATCCTGAGGTCCCGCTTCCTGGACGccag ACGCAAAAGGCGTAACTTCAGCAAACAGGCCACCGAGGTCCTGAATGAGTATTTCTACTCCCACCTGTCCAACCCGTACCCCAGCGAAGAAGCCAAAGAGGAACTTGCCAAATCGTGTGGAATCACTGTGTCTCAG GTCTCCAACTGGTTTGGCAATAAGAGAATCCGCTACAAGAAAAACATTGGCAAGTTCCAGGAGGAGGCCAACCTCTACGCCATGAAGACGGCCTTAGGAGGCCGACAGGGCGACGACTCCCCGCACACTCCCAACTCCACAG GGTCGGGCTCCTTCTCGCTGTCTGGGTCGGCCGACTTGTTCCTCGGGGTTCCACCTGTGAACGGCGAGCAGTCCGCCTACCCGATGGGAGTGCAG GCCAACGGGAACTGGCAGGGCCGAAACTCGCCCCCGTCCGGCGCCTCGCCCCACAGCGACCACTCGGACAACTCTGACTGA